The following coding sequences are from one Arachis hypogaea cultivar Tifrunner chromosome 7, arahy.Tifrunner.gnm2.J5K5, whole genome shotgun sequence window:
- the LOC112703478 gene encoding uncharacterized protein, producing the protein MASHQVCETLGFINGDDQVMEINGALLISLMDESSFDDDHDAAESDDDHDDRLNSLIRSFEAEIITSGSNNTKNMELGHGDYSESSWTKMGHVDGQDYLASSNDEFGVEWVDMDFVPSSPCDHHDNSCWCIDDPYDGVVVENNSLKDYEGYVMEEQNDSNSLFWQTVIIT; encoded by the coding sequence atggCTTCTCATCAAGTTTGTGAAACTTTGGGCTTCATCAACGGTGACGATCAGGTCATGGAAATCAACGGTGCTCTTCTCATCTCACTGATGGATGAATCATCatttgatgatgatcatgatgctgctgaaagtgatgatgatcatgatgataGGTTAAACAGCTTGATCAGATCATTTGAGGCTGAAATAATAACAAGTGGAAGCAATAATACTAAGAACATGGAATTAGGTCATGGTGATTATTCAGAATCATCATGGACCAAGATGGGACACGTGGACGGCCAGGATTACTTGGCCTCATCAAACGATGAATTTGGGGTGGAATGGGTGGATATGGATTTCGTGCCATCCTCACCGTGTGATCATCATGACAATAGCTGCTGGTGTATTGATGATCCTTATGATGGAGTAGTTGTTGAGAATAATAGCTTGAAGGATTATGAAGGGTATGTAATGGAAGAACAAAATGATAGCAATTCATTATTTTGGCAAACAGTTATCATAACATAG